A genomic segment from Nodularia sphaerocarpa UHCC 0038 encodes:
- a CDS encoding molecular chaperone DnaJ: MPRKSTSSSQSQNTASLALSSIHIRLQTLDKEHQWLLKQIKRKRTELQNFVEQMRSVAADIFQRCHPQFQKLVDIDREIHTLFDDILTRRKLGKQSKKDIQAIYYQLQIGGIITRRPKKSSEDEDPELDDILETNEGEDDFSGTHREQHNQYQEAQQYLDSPSAKKSDASRKIRQTFLSLAEIFHPDKAKDGETQMRHTEIMKEINKAYQEGDLARLLEIEQQHQVGKILDINSEDDLTRQCTRIIQQNEILKHQYETLKEELRSVKRTPEGAMVSDCRKAAKDGLDAIGSMAEQVENEIKTIADIRDFVRDFREQKITIKEFLCGPVNLRKMHQYAEDDMFEEMFVELGEIMFF; the protein is encoded by the coding sequence ATGCCGAGAAAATCAACATCTTCATCCCAGTCCCAAAACACAGCATCCCTGGCGCTTTCATCTATCCATATCCGGCTACAGACATTAGATAAAGAACACCAGTGGCTATTGAAACAAATTAAGAGAAAACGCACAGAACTGCAAAATTTTGTCGAACAGATGCGTTCCGTAGCCGCAGATATATTTCAACGATGTCATCCCCAGTTCCAAAAGCTGGTAGATATCGACCGAGAAATTCATACTTTGTTTGATGACATTTTGACTCGGAGAAAATTGGGGAAGCAGAGCAAAAAAGATATTCAAGCAATTTATTATCAACTCCAAATAGGGGGAATTATCACTCGCAGACCCAAAAAATCTTCAGAAGATGAAGACCCCGAATTAGACGATATCCTTGAAACTAATGAGGGCGAAGACGATTTTTCAGGTACGCATAGAGAACAACACAATCAATATCAAGAAGCGCAACAGTATCTAGACTCTCCCTCTGCAAAAAAATCTGATGCTTCCAGAAAAATTCGGCAAACCTTCTTAAGTTTAGCCGAAATATTTCATCCAGACAAAGCAAAAGATGGCGAAACTCAAATGCGTCATACCGAAATCATGAAAGAAATTAACAAAGCTTACCAAGAGGGAGACTTGGCGAGACTTTTGGAAATTGAACAGCAACATCAAGTAGGCAAAATTCTTGATATTAATAGTGAAGACGATTTAACGCGCCAATGTACGAGGATTATACAGCAAAATGAAATCCTCAAACATCAATATGAGACCTTAAAAGAGGAACTTCGCTCAGTTAAAAGAACACCAGAAGGCGCGATGGTTTCTGATTGTCGAAAAGCCGCAAAAGATGGACTTGATGCTATTGGTAGCATGGCGGAACAAGTGGAAAATGAAATTAAAACAATTGCGGATATCCGAGATTTTGTCAGAGACTTTCGAGAGCAAAAAATTACCATCAAAGAATTCCTCTGTGGTCCGGTAAATCTGCGGAAAATGCACCAATATGCTGAGGATGATATGTTTGAAGAAATGTTTGTTGAATTGGGTGAAATTATGTTTTTTTGA
- a CDS encoding ATP adenylyltransferase family protein → MPKKKEIAPREILLKPGTLWKNIKKQTENALQCGALLSIPTDFEFVEQNGIKFLVRILSNLTRKDTAKQQEKKTNPFLPYEKDLFVADISPTHVCILNKFNVVDYHLLIITRAFEEQEKLLTLEDFAAMWACLAEFEGLAFYNGGKIAGASQPHKHLQIVPLPLTPSGVQIPIEPLLKSAQFADSVTTVPELPFIHALAKLDPNWSNSPLEAAAATLELYQSLLSAVGLEAVDDNRQSGAYNLLATREWMLIVPRSHEDFDSIAVNSLGFAGALLVRNEQQMQIIKEQGPMTILKNVALPVV, encoded by the coding sequence ATGCCCAAAAAAAAAGAAATCGCACCGAGAGAAATCTTACTGAAACCTGGCACTTTATGGAAAAATATCAAAAAACAAACTGAAAATGCTTTGCAATGTGGAGCGCTGCTGTCCATCCCGACAGATTTTGAATTTGTCGAGCAGAATGGCATCAAATTTCTAGTCAGAATCTTATCTAATCTTACCCGCAAAGACACAGCCAAGCAGCAAGAGAAAAAAACTAATCCCTTTCTTCCCTATGAGAAAGATTTATTCGTCGCCGATATTTCCCCGACTCATGTTTGTATATTAAACAAATTCAACGTTGTTGACTATCACCTACTAATTATTACCCGCGCCTTTGAGGAACAGGAAAAACTACTCACCCTAGAAGATTTTGCAGCTATGTGGGCTTGTCTGGCTGAGTTTGAGGGTTTGGCGTTCTACAATGGTGGTAAAATTGCTGGAGCAAGTCAGCCACATAAACATCTGCAAATAGTACCCTTACCACTAACACCATCAGGGGTGCAAATACCGATAGAACCGCTACTGAAATCAGCACAGTTTGCAGATTCTGTGACAACTGTACCGGAATTGCCCTTTATTCATGCTTTAGCGAAATTAGACCCAAATTGGAGTAATTCCCCGTTAGAAGCCGCAGCAGCCACACTGGAGCTATATCAGAGCTTATTGAGTGCTGTGGGTTTAGAAGCAGTGGACGACAATAGACAATCTGGGGCTTATAATCTTTTAGCTACACGAGAATGGATGTTAATTGTACCGCGATCGCACGAGGATTTTGATTCTATAGCTGTCAACTCCTTGGGATTTGCGGGTGCGTTGCTGGTGCGGAATGAGCAACAAATGCAGATTATCAAAGAACAAGGGCCAATGACTATCTTGAAGAATGTGGCTTTACCTGTCGTATAG
- a CDS encoding Rieske (2Fe-2S) protein — translation MSWTKVLAADALAPDSRQVVKVGTRKILLVNHESQVYAVDNTCPHLKMPMKNGKITESGAIVCPIHRSAFDLRTGEVQDWCPWPPLVGKVLSKISPSKELPVFPVRVEEGSIWIDLEE, via the coding sequence ATGAGCTGGACTAAAGTTCTTGCGGCCGATGCACTAGCGCCAGATAGCAGACAAGTGGTAAAAGTTGGCACACGGAAAATTCTGCTGGTGAACCACGAGAGTCAGGTTTATGCTGTCGATAATACCTGCCCTCATTTAAAAATGCCGATGAAAAATGGTAAAATTACTGAAAGTGGGGCAATTGTTTGTCCTATACATCGCAGTGCTTTTGACCTCCGTACTGGTGAAGTACAGGACTGGTGTCCTTGGCCACCTCTTGTCGGCAAAGTTTTATCCAAGATTTCACCGTCAAAGGAATTACCTGTTTTCCCTGTGCGTGTGGAAGAAGGTAGTATTTGGATTGATTTAGAGGAATAG
- a CDS encoding vWA domain-containing protein, whose amino-acid sequence MLENRDYTLIIDKSGSMATPDQKGGRTRWLSAQESTLALASKCDQFDPDGITVYLFSGRFKRYDNVTAAKVTQIFQENDPSGSTDLASVLKHATDDYFQRKRAGQTKPNGEIILVVTDGEPDDRKAVMKVIIEASRLMDNDEELGISFIQVGTDAQATRFLKVLDDDLQGAGAKFDICDTITMDDMEDLSLSEVLLNAIMD is encoded by the coding sequence ATGCTGGAAAATCGAGACTATACACTAATTATCGACAAAAGCGGTAGTATGGCTACCCCAGATCAGAAAGGTGGTAGAACTAGATGGCTATCAGCACAAGAATCTACCTTAGCCTTGGCGAGTAAGTGTGACCAATTTGATCCAGATGGGATTACTGTATATTTATTTTCCGGCAGATTCAAGCGCTATGATAATGTTACAGCCGCGAAGGTAACACAAATCTTTCAAGAAAATGACCCCTCTGGTTCTACAGACTTAGCATCTGTGTTGAAACACGCCACTGATGATTACTTTCAACGCAAGCGTGCGGGTCAAACTAAGCCCAATGGTGAAATTATCTTGGTAGTTACTGATGGGGAACCGGATGACCGTAAAGCGGTAATGAAGGTAATTATTGAAGCTTCTCGCCTGATGGATAACGATGAAGAACTCGGTATTTCTTTCATTCAAGTTGGTACAGATGCACAAGCTACCCGCTTTCTGAAAGTCTTAGATGATGACCTCCAAGGTGCTGGAGCTAAATTTGATATCTGCGACACTATTACAATGGATGATATGGAAGATTTAAGTTTATCGGAAGTGCTACTAAATGCCATTATGGATTAG
- a CDS encoding salt stress protein, Slr1339 family: MDALDKLLEELKAEYNNQAKPAKPQPQTNAAKSFTPQPPKLLSLTDSLLAEVKADFAAQDEVEEFKKQQAIEQENIRQAEIKAQEIAALKVEAQAWLKTLDPFSSEGFWFEKFAESYPSKLEAAMEYLQSNG, translated from the coding sequence ATGGATGCTCTTGATAAGCTGCTTGAGGAACTCAAAGCTGAATATAATAATCAAGCTAAACCCGCAAAACCACAGCCACAGACAAATGCAGCTAAATCATTTACCCCACAACCACCAAAATTATTATCTTTAACGGATAGCCTTTTGGCAGAAGTTAAGGCTGATTTTGCAGCACAAGATGAGGTGGAGGAGTTTAAAAAACAGCAAGCAATCGAACAGGAAAACATTCGACAAGCCGAAATTAAAGCTCAAGAAATAGCAGCTTTGAAAGTGGAAGCCCAAGCATGGTTGAAAACATTAGATCCTTTTTCTTCAGAAGGTTTTTGGTTTGAAAAATTTGCTGAAAGTTACCCTTCAAAATTAGAGGCGGCGATGGAATATTTACAAAGCAACGGATAA
- a CDS encoding DUF4394 domain-containing protein, with product MKLSQLTTVITALLVATIFDVVSVAKQAAAVSLVGLTEDNNLVLFDSNNPSITSTVSVTGVDGSLLGIDRRPANNLIYGLTTTNNLYTINPFTGNASFVSTLSLPFNGGTISGVDFNPVPDRLRVVGGNDQNYRINVETGAVIVDGTLNPGDPNITAAAYTNADNNPATGTTLYTVDDITDALFIQNPPNDGTQVLIGSLGLDISSAAGFDIFTDNGVNTAFLAATPTSASGSNLYTINLDTGAATLVDSITSNQRLIGLTSVVVPEPSVGLGTLLGVGVFALLGRRRKLVR from the coding sequence ATGAAATTAAGTCAATTAACCACAGTTATCACTGCACTATTAGTAGCAACGATATTTGATGTAGTCAGCGTCGCCAAACAGGCGGCGGCTGTTAGTCTGGTAGGATTAACTGAAGACAACAATCTAGTTCTTTTTGATTCCAACAATCCTAGTATTACTAGTACTGTCTCAGTGACTGGGGTCGATGGTTCTTTGTTGGGCATTGACCGTCGCCCAGCTAACAATCTGATCTATGGCCTCACGACTACCAACAACCTATACACCATTAACCCATTCACTGGTAATGCTTCTTTTGTAAGTACCCTCTCCTTACCCTTCAACGGAGGGACTATTTCTGGAGTAGACTTCAACCCAGTTCCTGATCGTCTACGGGTCGTTGGTGGCAATGACCAAAACTACCGCATCAATGTAGAGACGGGTGCGGTTATTGTTGATGGGACATTGAACCCAGGAGATCCCAACATCACTGCTGCGGCATACACTAATGCTGACAATAACCCGGCAACTGGAACAACGTTGTACACCGTTGACGATATCACCGATGCATTGTTCATACAAAACCCGCCAAATGATGGCACTCAGGTACTAATAGGTTCGCTAGGTCTCGACATTAGCTCGGCAGCAGGGTTTGACATCTTTACAGACAATGGGGTGAATACTGCCTTCTTGGCAGCCACTCCAACCTCCGCATCTGGCTCCAATCTATATACCATCAACTTGGACACAGGTGCAGCTACCTTAGTAGACAGTATCACTAGCAATCAGCGTCTGATTGGACTGACATCTGTTGTTGTCCCTGAGCCTAGCGTTGGTCTTGGGACTCTACTCGGTGTTGGTGTTTTTGCTCTCTTAGGTCGTCGCCGCAAGTTGGTCAGATAG
- a CDS encoding vWA domain-containing protein codes for MSYPIPSKMWQRVSLLILFLLIPSVGIAVLHQSGTIAIPANQSTPANSILPNHPDYQALQALVKNYSCVVTVQNFGASPVTRIEFATVLNTCLEATNSTTVPQTDLKTLQRLQSEFAPELATLNNSINELAAGSNVSPTQTTRERNPAQSTRKTSPPSMPSASVQDQAVVSPSSLPFPAGRSIDGMVAPESPTGGTFNTENYNRISDNPFHRVSNDPLSTFSIDVDTASYSNMRRFITQGQLPPKDAVRIEELINYFTYNYPQPRNNRPFSVTTEVTAAPWNPQHKLVQVGLQGKRLQNETLPPSNLVFLIDVSGSMNEPNKLPLVKQSLKLLVNELRPQDRVSLVVYSGNAGLVLPATSGSEKAEILAAIDRLEAGGSTAGGQGIELAYNIAKQSFLKSGNNRVILASDGDFNVGISSDGELTRLIEQKRDQGIFLTVLGFGTGNYKDSKMEQLANKGNGNYAYIDTLLEAKKVLVNDIRGTLFTIAKDVKIQVEFNPAKVQAYRLIGYENRLLQNQDFNDDQKDAGEIGAGHSVTALYEVIPTGTKSDVKLPEVDPLRYQRSGVTNADSADNEMMLVKLRYKLPQDSTSQLITQTIRDSDFKADQIPSANLRFAAAVATFGMVLRDSEYKGNADLDLVMNLATQARGEDEEGYRGEFIRLVEQSRGLMTRR; via the coding sequence ATGTCTTACCCGATTCCGTCCAAAATGTGGCAGCGAGTCAGTCTTTTAATACTATTTTTGTTAATACCATCAGTAGGAATTGCAGTTTTACATCAGTCTGGGACAATTGCCATTCCAGCTAATCAAAGTACTCCAGCCAACTCCATTCTACCCAATCACCCTGACTATCAAGCACTCCAGGCATTAGTCAAAAATTATAGTTGTGTCGTCACCGTGCAAAACTTTGGCGCTTCTCCTGTAACCCGGATAGAGTTTGCTACAGTCTTGAATACTTGTTTAGAAGCAACTAACTCTACAACAGTTCCCCAAACAGACCTAAAAACTTTGCAACGCTTACAGAGCGAATTTGCACCAGAGTTAGCAACTCTAAACAATTCTATCAATGAATTAGCAGCTGGTAGTAACGTCAGTCCTACTCAAACTACCAGAGAACGTAATCCAGCTCAGTCTACCCGCAAGACTTCACCCCCTAGTATGCCGTCTGCTTCTGTCCAAGATCAAGCCGTTGTCAGTCCGAGTAGCCTTCCATTCCCAGCTGGTAGGAGTATTGATGGAATGGTCGCCCCTGAATCCCCAACAGGTGGTACATTCAACACGGAGAACTACAACCGGATTTCGGATAATCCTTTTCATCGCGTTAGTAATGACCCTCTTTCTACCTTTTCTATAGATGTAGATACAGCATCCTACAGTAATATGCGACGGTTTATTACTCAAGGGCAATTACCACCCAAAGATGCTGTGCGGATAGAGGAATTGATTAACTATTTTACCTATAATTATCCTCAACCAAGAAACAATCGCCCTTTTTCTGTCACCACTGAAGTTACGGCTGCTCCCTGGAATCCTCAACACAAGCTGGTACAGGTAGGTTTGCAGGGTAAACGGTTACAGAATGAAACCTTACCACCCAGTAATTTAGTATTTCTGATTGATGTTTCTGGTTCTATGAATGAACCCAACAAATTACCCTTGGTAAAACAATCTCTGAAATTGCTAGTGAATGAACTGCGTCCTCAAGACCGGGTAAGTTTGGTAGTTTATTCAGGAAATGCTGGATTAGTATTACCTGCTACCTCTGGTAGTGAGAAAGCAGAAATTCTGGCGGCCATTGACCGCTTAGAAGCGGGAGGTTCTACGGCTGGTGGTCAGGGGATTGAATTGGCTTACAATATAGCCAAACAAAGCTTCCTCAAGTCTGGTAATAATAGAGTAATTTTAGCTAGCGATGGAGATTTTAATGTCGGGATTTCTAGTGATGGTGAATTGACCCGATTAATTGAACAGAAGCGAGATCAGGGAATTTTTCTCACAGTTCTGGGATTTGGGACTGGTAACTATAAAGACTCCAAAATGGAGCAATTAGCTAATAAGGGTAACGGTAACTACGCTTACATTGATACTTTATTGGAAGCTAAAAAAGTCCTAGTTAATGACATTCGGGGAACTCTGTTTACTATTGCCAAGGATGTGAAAATTCAGGTTGAGTTTAATCCCGCTAAAGTCCAAGCATACCGCTTGATTGGCTACGAAAACCGCTTGCTACAAAACCAAGATTTCAATGATGATCAAAAAGATGCGGGGGAAATTGGGGCTGGTCATTCTGTGACAGCATTGTATGAGGTGATTCCCACCGGTACGAAGAGTGATGTAAAACTCCCGGAGGTAGACCCTTTGCGGTATCAGCGTTCTGGTGTGACTAACGCAGATAGTGCCGACAATGAGATGATGTTGGTAAAGCTCCGCTATAAATTACCCCAGGACAGCACGAGTCAACTGATTACCCAAACTATCCGAGATAGTGACTTCAAAGCTGACCAAATACCCTCCGCTAATCTGAGATTTGCTGCTGCGG